From one Bacteroides fragilis NCTC 9343 genomic stretch:
- a CDS encoding TlpA family protein disulfide reductase, translated as MHAQHFVIEGKTNGYVPDGSILYLGRWNGMGAMIYFTSDMIRNGTFRLEGKREKTPDIIYLYGTEKAIGTLNLRLWVGDDTIRVSANSEVPETWIVENNMPQQAEEDFYRQLKGKDNIIKTSRMNSRQLWDRSLTPDSVRILTNQIIQNDLPGQIRILSHLHKQPKLTDTGLVYFFLSSGYAHWMTNPKHLCMGREIYGQLTGKQKQTYYGKFAKSYFYPDKTPEKGDYYIDANLFDLKGDSCKLTDYLNKGKYILLDFWDLYCAPCKKSVPGLKELFSSCADKLTIISINVGSRESQVKGSSDFLWENLSDGQGLTGIASRYGIKSIPCFILIAPNGRIEKYWKGYAMHHSGMEKEIMEIILPNPSPTEASK; from the coding sequence ATGCACGCACAACATTTCGTAATCGAAGGGAAAACCAATGGATATGTTCCCGACGGCTCTATTCTCTACCTCGGACGCTGGAACGGAATGGGAGCAATGATTTATTTCACATCTGACATGATCCGTAACGGCACCTTTCGTTTGGAAGGCAAAAGAGAAAAGACTCCGGATATTATCTATTTGTACGGAACAGAAAAGGCTATCGGTACACTTAACCTACGTTTGTGGGTCGGCGATGACACCATAAGAGTATCCGCCAATTCAGAAGTACCGGAAACCTGGATTGTGGAGAACAACATGCCGCAACAAGCAGAAGAAGACTTCTATAGACAACTGAAAGGCAAGGACAATATAATAAAGACAAGTCGGATGAACAGCAGGCAATTATGGGATAGGTCACTCACTCCGGACAGTGTTCGAATACTAACGAATCAAATCATACAGAATGACCTACCAGGGCAGATCCGCATACTCAGCCATCTGCATAAACAGCCTAAACTGACTGATACAGGGTTGGTGTACTTTTTCTTATCGAGTGGTTATGCCCATTGGATGACCAATCCGAAACATCTCTGTATGGGGAGAGAAATTTATGGCCAATTAACAGGAAAGCAAAAGCAAACCTATTATGGTAAGTTTGCCAAATCTTATTTTTATCCCGACAAAACACCCGAAAAAGGAGACTATTATATAGATGCCAACCTATTTGATCTGAAAGGAGATTCTTGCAAACTGACAGATTATTTAAATAAAGGGAAATATATTCTGCTGGATTTCTGGGATCTATATTGTGCACCTTGCAAGAAGTCAGTGCCCGGCTTAAAGGAACTGTTCTCTTCCTGTGCGGACAAACTGACGATTATCAGTATCAATGTCGGCAGTCGCGAAAGCCAGGTAAAGGGAAGCTCTGATTTTCTATGGGAAAACCTCAGCGACGGGCAAGGCCTGACGGGGATTGCATCCCGCTACGGAATAAAATCCATCCCTTGTTTTATATTGATAGCACCCAATGGGCGAATAGAAAAATACTGGAAAGGATATGCCATGCACCACTCCGGCATGGAGAAAGAGATCATGGAAATTATTCTCCCAAATCCCTCACCTACAGAAGCATCAAAGTAA
- a CDS encoding alpha-amylase family glycosyl hydrolase has product MKYLTFPFLLLLLPLIGSGCSSEEKETDSLILSSDSEIFFEQGIDFAATSGTRNLSFSSGRPWRISLTTDTDTRRAADWCTVSPSSGTAGDASVTISIQENADYDSRSVKLTLVAGGIEKSFTVSQKQKDALTLTASRFEVGKEGGTVQVEVKANITFEVEIPEVDRSWISQANTRGLVVTNLAFTVAPNEGVAGREGEIVIRSGSLSEKIRITQEGRCDDGLSFRPETPDADRQLTLYFKATKTSPLYGYAGDVYVHTGVVSEGTWMYVPAEWNTNVDKCKMVRVADNIWSITLAPSIRQWFGSNETPVRQLGVVIRSADGSKKGTDGDSFVSVTDHLYKPFEPAAVRYASMPGGLQEGINLIDASTVTLVLYDKDKKGGHKDFAHVVGDFNDWKLSNESNSQMNRDDAAGCWWITLTGLQPTREYAFQYYVGTRAGEILRLADAYSRKILDPDNDKYIPSSTYPDAKEYPKGAVGIASVFKIQRDSYEWKVKNFRIPDKNNLMIYELLLRDFTATGDLNGAMEKIGYLKSLGFNAVELMPVQEFDGNDSWGYNPCFHFALDKAYGTDHMYKAFIDKCHEVGMAVLFDVVYNHASGSHPFARLYWDTKNNRTAADNPWFNVKEPHPYGVFHDFNHDSPLVRAFVKRNLKFLLEEYRIDGFRFDMTKGFTQNSSTEATAGSYDASRIAILKDYNETVREVNPEAVVILEHFCDEKEESELAEEGMQLWRNLNNAYCQSAMGYPSNSDFTPLVTFGTTMPYGGWVGFMESHDEERTAFKQIAYGEGPLKSDINVRMKQLAANASFFFTAPGPKMVWQFGEMGYDVSIEEGGRTGRKPLHWEYLDNEARKGLCNTYAKLLKLRREHSELFNPGSTFSWLVKTANWTGGRFLTLAATNGKRLVVVGNFTAKPIEAITSFPVTGVWTNYLDGTKLHVTSIPTGLMIPAHECRVYINF; this is encoded by the coding sequence ATGAAATATTTAACTTTTCCGTTTCTGCTCCTCCTGCTTCCGCTGATTGGTTCCGGTTGCTCGTCGGAAGAGAAAGAAACCGATTCTCTGATTCTTTCTTCTGATAGTGAGATTTTTTTTGAGCAAGGCATTGATTTTGCCGCTACTTCGGGAACCCGGAATCTATCGTTCTCGTCAGGACGTCCATGGCGGATCTCGCTGACCACCGATACGGATACACGCAGAGCGGCAGACTGGTGTACGGTGTCTCCATCTTCGGGAACAGCGGGCGATGCTTCTGTGACTATCAGTATACAGGAAAATGCTGATTATGACAGCCGTAGCGTCAAGCTGACCCTGGTGGCGGGAGGAATTGAAAAAAGTTTTACCGTTTCACAAAAGCAGAAAGATGCACTGACACTGACAGCTTCCCGTTTCGAAGTGGGCAAGGAAGGAGGAACTGTGCAGGTGGAAGTAAAAGCCAATATAACATTTGAGGTCGAAATTCCGGAAGTGGATCGTAGTTGGATTTCGCAGGCCAATACCCGCGGACTGGTGGTTACCAACTTGGCTTTTACGGTGGCTCCCAATGAGGGAGTGGCCGGGCGTGAAGGAGAGATTGTCATCAGGAGCGGCAGCCTTTCGGAAAAAATCCGGATCACGCAGGAGGGAAGATGTGACGACGGACTGAGTTTCCGACCTGAGACTCCGGATGCTGACAGGCAATTGACGCTATATTTTAAAGCGACGAAAACTTCCCCGCTCTATGGTTATGCGGGTGATGTGTATGTACATACGGGAGTGGTGTCAGAAGGGACCTGGATGTATGTGCCTGCGGAGTGGAATACTAATGTGGATAAATGTAAAATGGTCCGGGTGGCAGATAATATCTGGAGTATTACGCTGGCACCTTCGATCCGTCAATGGTTTGGTTCGAACGAAACACCGGTTCGGCAATTGGGTGTCGTGATTCGCAGTGCCGACGGGAGCAAGAAAGGAACGGACGGAGACTCGTTTGTCTCTGTTACCGATCATCTGTATAAACCCTTTGAACCCGCGGCTGTCAGATATGCTTCTATGCCTGGCGGTCTGCAGGAAGGAATCAATCTGATAGACGCATCCACAGTCACGTTGGTGCTGTATGATAAAGACAAGAAAGGGGGACATAAGGATTTTGCCCATGTCGTGGGTGATTTTAATGACTGGAAGTTGAGTAATGAAAGCAACAGCCAAATGAACCGGGATGATGCTGCGGGCTGCTGGTGGATTACACTGACCGGACTTCAGCCTACCCGTGAATATGCTTTTCAGTATTATGTCGGTACAAGGGCCGGGGAGATTCTTCGTCTGGCTGATGCTTATAGCCGTAAGATACTCGATCCGGATAACGATAAATACATTCCCTCTTCTACCTACCCCGATGCGAAAGAGTATCCCAAGGGTGCTGTCGGCATTGCTTCTGTATTCAAAATACAAAGGGATTCTTATGAATGGAAGGTTAAAAACTTCCGGATACCCGATAAAAATAATCTGATGATCTATGAACTGCTGTTGCGTGATTTCACTGCCACAGGCGATCTGAACGGTGCTATGGAGAAGATAGGATATCTGAAAAGTTTAGGTTTCAATGCTGTTGAGTTGATGCCGGTGCAGGAGTTCGATGGCAATGACAGCTGGGGATACAATCCTTGTTTCCATTTTGCTTTGGACAAGGCTTACGGTACCGATCATATGTATAAGGCTTTTATCGATAAATGCCACGAAGTGGGTATGGCTGTTCTTTTTGATGTTGTTTACAACCATGCCAGTGGTTCGCATCCTTTTGCCCGTTTGTATTGGGATACCAAAAATAACCGTACGGCAGCCGATAACCCTTGGTTTAATGTGAAAGAACCTCATCCCTATGGTGTCTTTCATGATTTCAATCATGACTCGCCTTTGGTACGTGCATTTGTGAAACGGAACCTGAAGTTCCTGCTGGAGGAATATCGCATCGATGGCTTTCGTTTCGACATGACAAAGGGCTTTACACAAAACAGCAGTACGGAGGCCACTGCCGGAAGTTATGACGCTTCGCGTATTGCCATCCTGAAAGATTATAACGAGACAGTTCGTGAGGTGAATCCGGAGGCAGTCGTCATCCTGGAGCATTTCTGTGACGAAAAAGAGGAGAGCGAATTGGCCGAAGAAGGCATGCAACTTTGGCGTAACCTGAACAATGCTTATTGCCAGTCGGCAATGGGGTATCCGTCAAACAGTGATTTTACACCATTGGTTACTTTCGGAACAACAATGCCCTACGGAGGGTGGGTTGGCTTTATGGAAAGCCATGACGAAGAGCGGACAGCCTTTAAGCAGATTGCTTATGGCGAGGGACCTTTAAAATCGGATATAAATGTCCGTATGAAACAGCTTGCTGCGAATGCTTCATTCTTTTTCACGGCACCCGGTCCTAAGATGGTATGGCAGTTTGGTGAAATGGGATACGATGTGTCGATTGAAGAAGGGGGACGGACAGGTAGGAAACCTCTGCACTGGGAATATCTGGACAATGAAGCTCGGAAAGGGTTGTGCAATACATATGCAAAACTGTTGAAGTTGAGGCGGGAACATTCTGAACTCTTTAATCCGGGGAGCACGTTCTCCTGGTTGGTGAAGACAGCCAACTGGACCGGAGGACGTTTTCTGACTCTTGCAGCAACCAACGGCAAGAGGTTGGTCGTAGTTGGTAATTTTACCGCTAAGCCGATAGAGGCAATCACTTCTTTTCCGGTAACGGGAGTCTGGACAAACTATCTGGATGGTACGAAACTTCATGTGACCTCGATACCGACCGGTCTGATGATACCTGCCCACGAATGTCGCGTCTATATCAATTTCTGA
- a CDS encoding M48 family metallopeptidase: protein MKRLTILFMLFLTSCILYAKDRKGNDLSGPIALKGELTEKYQNYTKGTPVVIRGVRKMRISPDETAGITYAVEIDGLQYPVGAEEAGKIIRLKPATVLEYWQGVYLSQGMYDYYNRKGYRYKMRQELDEECLDYLDKLNEIAYKDAYIQDYVQAIFAKVNPGEIDTNRPERLNVRIIQSPEPDAYMLPNGAMLVSTGLLCTIDSEEELEAIIANEMVHFILDHQVDNVSRAETRAKRAAFWADVLGTVAMAADDTNWMYGYDERVGAIELAASIGTIAALINVRTVNRLGMDYSSKQELQADRIARDYLAFKGMNPNALSSAINKIKEFYGSVHRYDNLTRYGSYGLLKERLAKLGETEGIHSHMFEKMTSDIVTFNAAMYQGDKRYKMAEQLAQKNIDNRVASDHDYVILVKARMAQENTPESNEACMKLLEKAREIATARNLDINKQEILLLMRMNKQAKAADKLKEYLDLLAEYKQQNDMNTQESEWIGEELDWASKMLSKISLL from the coding sequence ATGAAACGACTGACTATCCTATTTATGCTCTTTCTGACCTCGTGCATCCTCTATGCCAAAGACCGGAAAGGAAATGACCTCAGCGGTCCCATTGCACTGAAAGGCGAACTGACCGAAAAGTACCAAAACTACACGAAAGGTACTCCTGTCGTCATCCGGGGAGTACGAAAAATGCGCATTTCACCCGATGAAACGGCAGGCATCACCTATGCCGTGGAAATAGACGGGCTGCAATATCCTGTCGGGGCAGAAGAAGCCGGTAAGATCATCCGGCTGAAACCGGCGACAGTCCTTGAATACTGGCAAGGCGTTTACTTGTCACAAGGCATGTATGATTACTACAATCGGAAAGGTTATCGTTACAAGATGCGACAGGAACTGGACGAGGAGTGCCTGGACTATCTGGATAAACTCAACGAAATAGCCTACAAAGACGCCTACATTCAAGACTATGTACAGGCCATTTTTGCCAAAGTCAATCCCGGCGAAATAGATACGAACCGTCCGGAACGACTGAATGTACGCATCATTCAGTCACCCGAACCGGATGCCTATATGCTACCCAACGGGGCCATGCTGGTAAGCACCGGACTTCTCTGTACCATCGATTCGGAAGAAGAACTGGAAGCTATTATCGCCAACGAAATGGTTCATTTCATCCTCGATCATCAGGTGGATAATGTGTCACGTGCCGAAACCCGCGCCAAACGGGCCGCTTTCTGGGCGGATGTATTGGGGACAGTAGCCATGGCGGCCGACGATACCAACTGGATGTATGGATATGACGAACGGGTGGGTGCCATCGAGTTGGCAGCCAGCATCGGAACCATTGCCGCTCTGATCAACGTGCGTACAGTGAATCGCTTGGGTATGGATTACAGCAGCAAGCAGGAGCTGCAAGCCGACCGGATTGCCCGCGATTACCTTGCCTTCAAAGGGATGAACCCCAATGCTCTCTCTTCTGCCATCAATAAAATAAAAGAGTTTTATGGCTCAGTCCATCGCTACGACAACCTGACACGCTACGGCAGCTACGGTCTGTTGAAGGAGCGCCTTGCCAAACTGGGAGAAACCGAAGGCATACACAGCCATATGTTTGAGAAAATGACCTCGGACATCGTGACTTTCAATGCTGCCATGTATCAGGGAGACAAACGCTATAAAATGGCGGAACAACTGGCTCAGAAGAACATAGACAATCGGGTGGCCTCCGATCATGACTACGTGATCCTGGTCAAAGCACGTATGGCTCAGGAGAATACCCCGGAGAGCAACGAAGCTTGTATGAAACTATTGGAAAAGGCCCGGGAAATTGCCACTGCACGCAATCTGGATATCAACAAACAGGAGATTCTGTTGCTGATGCGCATGAACAAACAGGCAAAAGCCGCCGACAAACTGAAAGAGTATCTGGACCTGCTGGCCGAATATAAACAGCAAAACGACATGAACACCCAGGAATCCGAATGGATCGGAGAAGAACTGGACTGGGCTAGCAAAATGCTTTCAAAAATCAGTCTGCTATAG
- a CDS encoding RagB/SusD family nutrient uptake outer membrane protein, giving the protein MKTIKFKYLLPCALLGMMLGVASCVNDLDTVPLDKDELVSDVVFGNEPLAYEQSLAKIYAGMAIGGNSGGDSDQDVVGIDGGSQASFLRVLWNMQDLPSDIAHCAWNDPGIPEFNHISWGASSPWIKGSYYRLFYQINVANAYLRETAEDKLDARGCDASLKASIKTWRAEARFLRALSYEYALDLYRNVPFVDENSPIGSIPPKQIMAADLFNWIEKELTECVEDMLEPTVGYSQDYGHANKAAAWALLSRLYLNAETYVGQNKYTECITYAKKVIETGYQLEPVYVDMFKADNHLSNEMIFPVRYEGDQTMTWGGMTAFLCWGATATQEEVNAKGAWQGVRAKSSLYNLFLKESGSDADTRKAMLRTDLTTSLEIIDENTFQNNGIPVTKYFNVNKDGTLPPSKEAYVDFPLFRLGEIYLTYAEAVLRGGQGGDRATALRYVNDLRKRAYSDKTLAPISDSDLTLNFIIDERGREFFFEGQRRTDLVRFGLFTTAGYVWPWKGGTAKGKAVENFYNVFPIPSDDIGSNTNLKQNEGY; this is encoded by the coding sequence ATGAAAACAATAAAATTTAAATATCTTCTTCCCTGTGCATTGCTGGGAATGATGTTAGGAGTAGCGTCTTGTGTGAACGACCTCGATACGGTTCCACTGGACAAAGACGAATTGGTTTCCGACGTTGTTTTCGGGAACGAGCCCTTGGCTTATGAGCAGAGTCTTGCTAAGATTTATGCAGGCATGGCCATCGGCGGTAACAGCGGGGGTGATTCCGATCAGGATGTGGTAGGCATCGATGGCGGTAGCCAGGCTTCCTTCCTCCGTGTATTGTGGAATATGCAGGATTTGCCTTCGGACATTGCACACTGTGCATGGAATGACCCCGGTATCCCTGAGTTCAACCATATCTCCTGGGGTGCATCTAGTCCGTGGATCAAGGGTTCATATTACCGCCTGTTCTATCAAATCAATGTAGCCAACGCTTATCTGCGTGAGACTGCCGAAGATAAACTGGATGCCCGCGGTTGTGACGCATCACTGAAAGCCTCGATCAAGACATGGCGTGCCGAAGCCCGTTTTCTGCGTGCATTGAGCTATGAATATGCGCTCGACTTGTATCGCAATGTACCGTTTGTAGACGAAAACAGCCCGATCGGAAGTATTCCGCCGAAGCAGATCATGGCTGCCGATCTGTTCAACTGGATCGAGAAAGAACTGACTGAATGCGTAGAGGATATGTTGGAGCCCACAGTGGGATACAGCCAGGACTACGGGCATGCCAACAAAGCTGCCGCGTGGGCACTCTTGTCACGCCTGTACCTTAATGCGGAGACTTACGTTGGCCAGAACAAATATACCGAATGTATCACGTATGCTAAGAAAGTGATCGAAACGGGTTATCAGTTGGAACCTGTTTATGTAGATATGTTCAAGGCAGACAACCACTTGTCCAACGAAATGATTTTCCCGGTACGCTATGAAGGCGATCAGACGATGACCTGGGGTGGTATGACCGCCTTCCTTTGCTGGGGGGCTACGGCGACTCAGGAAGAAGTCAATGCCAAAGGAGCATGGCAGGGTGTAAGGGCAAAATCGTCACTCTACAATCTGTTCCTCAAAGAGAGTGGCAGTGATGCGGATACCCGTAAGGCAATGCTCCGTACCGATTTGACAACCAGTCTTGAAATTATTGACGAAAATACATTCCAGAATAACGGTATTCCCGTTACCAAATACTTCAATGTAAATAAGGATGGAACGCTGCCTCCTTCAAAGGAAGCTTATGTAGACTTCCCGCTTTTCCGTCTGGGTGAAATCTACCTGACGTATGCCGAAGCTGTGCTCAGAGGCGGTCAGGGTGGCGACAGAGCTACTGCTCTCCGTTATGTGAACGATCTGCGTAAGAGAGCGTACAGTGATAAGACGCTGGCTCCTATCTCTGATTCCGATTTGACATTGAACTTCATCATTGACGAGCGAGGCCGTGAATTCTTCTTTGAAGGACAACGCCGTACAGACCTGGTACGTTTCGGACTGTTTACTACTGCCGGTTACGTATGGCCTTGGAAGGGTGGTACAGCCAAAGGTAAGGCTGTTGAGAACTTCTACAACGTGTTCCCGATTCCGTCAGACGATATCGGTTCTAACACCAATCTCAAGCAGAATGAAGGATACTAA
- a CDS encoding SusF/SusE family outer membrane protein yields the protein MKKIYFYTLLLGLLAFTACEDEKSPVMELQKASAFEPFSQSDFTFNDENAAAEFPEIKWTAADYGVKAVVNYDVTLTNDANAKTVLLGETGTTSLKFTNGQMNTMMAKVGAYPGQTYNFTITLTSKAYDMTADPASNSITFKATLFDPNAVDWKFAYVAVGYPDWDYTNAYLLGDPDGDGVYQGYANFDADGVSYAIIDGSDLTKILAKDQTAAKKGFYGIKVDAEGKVEQTEPLVWGVVGDATSGGWDKDTQMDYDATTRLWTVTTSLLDKEFKFRSNNNWDSDNYGAVSGKESELEGELVAGPNNFKVLKASPYVITMNLTNAGKYSYSMVETTIELSSAEMALPGSYQGWDATKDDCYKVQSAARDFIYTGTFYFDADTKFKFWDAGVWIGMMGPISWDEAKNIGTFVLMPSDGDNIKIETAGYYRVGADMKKLTASLTKTGWEIIGDATPGGWDKGTVMNYDPATKLWSVDVTLVAGEMKFRWDGAWTVNLGGSLGALTQDGANMKVTAGAYTIVLNPDAKTATMTKK from the coding sequence ATGAAAAAAATATATTTCTATACACTGTTGTTAGGACTTCTGGCCTTTACGGCTTGCGAAGATGAGAAGTCGCCCGTCATGGAGTTGCAGAAAGCCTCTGCTTTTGAGCCTTTCTCTCAAAGCGACTTTACTTTCAACGATGAAAATGCTGCGGCTGAGTTTCCCGAGATCAAGTGGACGGCAGCAGACTATGGAGTGAAGGCAGTGGTGAATTATGACGTTACACTGACGAATGATGCGAATGCGAAAACTGTCTTATTGGGTGAAACCGGAACTACCAGCCTGAAGTTTACCAATGGACAGATGAACACTATGATGGCTAAGGTGGGGGCTTATCCGGGACAGACTTATAACTTTACGATTACGCTGACTTCTAAAGCGTATGACATGACTGCTGATCCGGCTTCGAACTCGATTACTTTTAAGGCGACTCTTTTTGATCCGAATGCGGTTGACTGGAAGTTCGCTTATGTGGCCGTGGGCTATCCGGACTGGGACTATACGAATGCTTACCTGTTGGGCGATCCCGATGGTGACGGGGTATACCAGGGATATGCCAACTTCGATGCGGATGGTGTTTCGTATGCTATTATAGACGGAAGTGATCTTACCAAGATTCTGGCAAAGGATCAGACGGCTGCTAAAAAAGGATTCTACGGGATCAAAGTAGATGCCGAAGGTAAGGTGGAACAGACCGAACCCCTTGTATGGGGAGTGGTGGGAGACGCTACTTCCGGTGGTTGGGATAAGGACACACAAATGGACTATGACGCCACCACCCGCTTATGGACGGTTACTACTTCATTGCTTGACAAAGAGTTTAAATTCAGGTCGAACAATAACTGGGATTCCGATAATTACGGAGCGGTATCCGGTAAGGAGTCCGAACTTGAAGGCGAACTGGTGGCAGGGCCTAATAATTTTAAGGTGTTGAAAGCCAGTCCATACGTGATCACTATGAATCTGACAAATGCCGGTAAATATTCTTATAGCATGGTAGAAACTACCATTGAATTGTCGAGTGCGGAAATGGCATTGCCGGGAAGCTATCAGGGATGGGACGCTACTAAAGATGATTGTTACAAAGTGCAATCTGCTGCCCGCGACTTTATCTATACCGGAACATTTTATTTTGATGCCGATACCAAATTTAAATTCTGGGATGCCGGGGTATGGATCGGTATGATGGGCCCTATCAGTTGGGATGAAGCTAAGAACATAGGGACATTTGTTCTGATGCCCAGCGACGGCGATAATATCAAGATTGAAACAGCCGGATACTATCGGGTAGGTGCCGATATGAAGAAGCTGACAGCCTCGTTGACCAAGACCGGTTGGGAGATAATTGGTGATGCCACACCCGGTGGATGGGACAAAGGAACTGTGATGAATTATGATCCGGCAACTAAACTCTGGTCGGTGGACGTCACTCTGGTAGCCGGTGAGATGAAATTCAGATGGGACGGTGCTTGGACTGTCAATCTGGGTGGCAGCCTGGGGGCATTGACTCAGGATGGTGCTAATATGAAAGTGACAGCCGGAGCCTATACCATTGTATTGAATCCGGATGCTAAAACGGCGACCATGACTAAAAAATAA